A genomic region of Arachis hypogaea cultivar Tifrunner chromosome 5, arahy.Tifrunner.gnm2.J5K5, whole genome shotgun sequence contains the following coding sequences:
- the LOC112800206 gene encoding WAT1-related protein At3g45870-like, translated as MAENGLGSSVVGGGGGGETWKAQLGMLIVPMIHGGYHVITKVVLNDGVNQIVYCAYRDLIALSILAPLAYFHEKQRRPPITKGLLISFFFVGLFGVVGNHLLFVIGLSYTNPSYASALEPTVPVFTFLFSLIMGIEKVNLLRYEGVAKVVGTVVCVSGAILMVVYHGPVVIGNSETGLQHVSQDASGMLIDGLKFIGLDQFSLGVICIIGHCLSMAAYLAIQAQLLKKYPTNISLTAYSYFFGAGLMVIISIFMSNEITDWILMPSEILAVLYAGIVASALAYGLITWCNKILGPIMIALFSSLQPACSTSLSLIFLGTPLYLGSILGGTFIIAGLYIVTWGSYKENQANAGVIAFESCVSDPLLQEKTVCQKAQD; from the exons ATGGCAGAGAATGGATTAGGGTCATCAGTGGTGGGGGGTGGTGGTGGAGGTGAGACATGGAAGGCACAGTTAGGGATGTTAATAGTGCCCATGATCCATGGTGGTTACCATGTAATAACCAAAGTGGTACTCAATGATGGTGTCAACCAAATAGTTTACTGTGCCTACAGAGATCTCATTGCCCTTTCTATCCTTGCTCCTCTTGCCTATTTCCATGAAAA GCAGAGAAGACCACCAATTACTAAGGGTCTATTAATCTCATTCTTCTTTGTTGGATTATTTGG GGTAGTTGGCAACCACCTTTTGTTTGTTATTGGTCTAAGCTATACTAATCCATCATATGCTTCTGCCTTAGAGCCAACAGTTCCAGTCTTTACATTTCTCTTTTCTCTAATCATGGG CATAGAAAAAGTGAACTTGTTAAGGTATGAAGGTGTGGCAAAGGTTGTTGGAACTGTTGTCTGTGTTTCTGGTGCCATATTGATGGTTGTATATCATGGTCCAGTTGTTATAGGAAATTCAGAAACAGGACTGCAACATGTATCACAAGATGCATCTGGAATGTTAATTGATGGGTTGAAGTTTATAGGATTAGATCAATTCAGTCTTGGGGTTATATGCATAATAGGACACTGCTTGTCCATGGCTGCTTATCTGGCCATTCAG GCACAATTACTGAAAAAGTACCCCACAAATATATCTCTCACGGCGTATTCATACTTTTTTGGAGCTGGATTGATGGTGATAATATCAATATTTATGTCTAATGAGATAACAGACTGGATTTTGATGCCGTCGGAAATACTTGCTGTTCTTTACGCT GGAATTGTTGCATCCGCCCTTGCTTATGGACTGATAACATGGTGCAACAAGATTTTGGGGCCAATTATGATTGCCCTTTTTAGCTCCCTTCAACCTGCATGTTCTACTTCCCTGTCTCTAATTTTTCTTGGTACTCCTCTTTACTTGGGAAG TATACTTGGAGGAACTTTTATCATTGCTGGCCTATATATTGTTACTTGGGGATCTTACAAAGAAAACCAGGCAAATGCTGGAGTTATTGCTTTTGAATCTTGTGTGTCTGATCCACTTCTTCAAGAAAAGACTGTGTGTCAGAAGGCTCAAGATTAG